The Buchnera aphidicola (Cinara tujafilina) genome has a window encoding:
- the yggH gene encoding hypothetical protein — protein sequence MRKNHKYISYIFLKIIIDYINLINYFRKMIMKDCFNFQLFHTNYKTKSYVLRYRKTNFLNSSNIIQKLWAQFGITYTNNYISLQDIFENNKPIIVDIGFGSREYFVKKAEYYPNINFLGIEVYFPGILSNIKYANLYNINNIKIINYDAIDVFLYMIPNKILTMVQIFFPDPWPKRKHHKRRIITDVFIKLLSKKLMTNGIIYIKTDCLSYAYHIKKFFKI from the coding sequence TTGCGAAAAAATCATAAATATATCTCTTATATATTTTTAAAAATAATTATTGATTATATTAATTTAATTAATTATTTTAGGAAGATGATAATGAAAGATTGTTTTAATTTTCAACTGTTTCATACTAATTATAAAACAAAAAGTTATGTATTAAGATATAGAAAAACAAATTTTTTAAATTCCTCTAATATCATACAGAAATTATGGGCGCAATTTGGAATTACATATACAAATAATTATATATCCTTACAAGATATATTTGAAAATAATAAACCTATTATTGTAGATATCGGTTTTGGTTCGCGAGAATATTTTGTTAAAAAAGCCGAATATTATCCTAATATAAATTTTTTAGGTATTGAAGTTTATTTTCCTGGTATATTATCTAATATAAAATATGCTAATTTATATAATATTAATAATATTAAAATTATAAATTATGATGCTATTGATGTTTTTTTATATATGATTCCTAACAAGATATTAACTATGGTACAAATTTTTTTTCCTGACCCTTGGCCTAAACGAAAACATCATAAAAGAAGAATAATAACAGATGTATTTATTAAGTTATTATCTAAAAAATTAATGACTAATGGTATAATATATATTAAAACAGATTGTCTTTCTTATGCTTATCATATAAAAAAATTTTTTAAAATATAA
- the mutY gene encoding A/G-specific adenine glycosylase, giving the protein MIFSQKILNWYHNNGRKNLPWKKNNNIYYIWISEIMLQRTQVKKVIPYYIKFIKNFPTIKILLKNPIEKILYFWSGLGFYQRVHNIYKTAHIIQKKYQGNFPTTLPEIKNLPGIGKTTAHAILSFSKNYCYPILDSNIKRILLRYYFSTKKKFYFLKKKLWNIINQLIPVHYAEKFNQGMMDLGALICHYKNPECLLCPLKNQCNYYKTKQSNIEKLFIKKFSKKKIGMTFIILNYKNFILLQKQKTQKFWKSLFCFPIHYFSITDNIWKNIKNIKNNVFKIIPPFIHHFSHIKLYITVCLIPIKKNKIKINLQKKDLWYDIFCPPKIGIPSPVSKIITIIKQYGNKIMKKIKPRTIFCTFLKKEALGLDYPFYPGEIGNKIYNEISQEAWQHWIKKQTKIINEKN; this is encoded by the coding sequence ATGATTTTTTCGCAAAAAATTTTAAATTGGTATCACAATAATGGACGTAAAAATCTTCCGTGGAAAAAAAATAATAATATATATTATATTTGGATTTCTGAAATTATGTTGCAAAGAACACAAGTTAAAAAAGTAATTCCTTATTATATAAAATTTATAAAAAATTTTCCTACTATAAAAATATTATTAAAAAATCCAATTGAAAAAATATTATATTTTTGGAGTGGATTAGGATTTTATCAAAGGGTACATAATATATATAAAACTGCTCATATCATACAAAAAAAATATCAAGGAAATTTTCCTACTACGCTTCCGGAAATAAAAAATTTACCGGGCATTGGAAAAACTACAGCTCATGCTATTTTATCCTTTTCTAAAAATTATTGTTATCCAATATTAGATTCTAATATTAAACGTATATTATTACGATATTATTTTTCTACTAAAAAAAAATTTTATTTTCTGAAAAAAAAACTATGGAATATAATTAATCAATTAATTCCCGTACATTATGCTGAAAAATTTAATCAAGGTATGATGGATCTTGGTGCCTTGATTTGTCATTATAAAAATCCTGAATGTTTATTATGTCCATTAAAAAATCAATGTAACTATTATAAAACAAAACAATCAAATATTGAAAAATTATTTATCAAAAAGTTTTCGAAAAAAAAAATTGGCATGACTTTTATAATATTAAACTATAAAAACTTTATTTTATTACAAAAACAAAAAACACAAAAATTTTGGAAATCTTTATTTTGTTTTCCGATTCATTACTTTTCTATTACAGATAATATATGGAAAAATATAAAAAATATAAAAAATAACGTATTTAAAATTATACCTCCTTTTATTCATCACTTTAGTCATATAAAATTATATATAACTGTATGCTTAATACCAATTAAAAAAAACAAAATAAAAATAAATCTTCAAAAAAAAGATCTCTGGTATGATATATTTTGTCCTCCAAAAATTGGAATACCTTCACCGGTTTCTAAAATTATTACAATTATTAAACAATACGGAAATAAAATTATGAAAAAAATAAAACCTCGCACTATTTTTTGTACATTTCTAAAAAAAGAAGCTTTAGGATTGGATTATCCATTTTATCCTGGCGAAATAGGAAATAAAATATATAATGAAATTTCTCAAGAAGCATGGCAACATTGGATAAAAAAACAAACAAAAATTATAAATGAAAAAAATTAA
- the dut gene encoding deoxyuridine 5'-triphosphate nucleotidohydrolase, whose product MCKKSIINLKILDIHRYSIFPLFLHRIHGVVGLYLRTCLNKEILCISPNCSKLLSTGISLRGFDIVPSDIQYLLLPRSGLGYTKNIVFGNFIEHIKTLYEGELKLSIWNRGKLNFYLNPGEIIAHLVFISYLNIKVNFIF is encoded by the coding sequence ATGTGTAAAAAAAGTATAATTAATTTAAAAATTTTGGATATTCATAGATATTCAATATTCCCTTTATTTTTACATCGTATTCATGGAGTTGTTGGGTTGTATTTGCGAACATGTCTTAATAAAGAAATATTATGTATTTCTCCTAATTGTTCTAAATTATTATCAACAGGTATTTCTTTACGAGGTTTTGATATCGTTCCTAGCGATATTCAATACTTACTTTTACCTCGTTCTGGATTAGGTTATACAAAAAATATTGTTTTTGGAAATTTTATCGAACATATAAAAACATTATATGAAGGTGAATTAAAGTTATCTATTTGGAATCGTGGTAAGTTAAATTTTTATTTAAATCCCGGTGAAATAATTGCTCACTTAGTATTTATTTCATATTTAAATATTAAGGTGAATTTTATTTTTTAA
- the rplI gene encoding 50S ribosomal protein L9: protein MKVILLVTIKKLGKSGQLIHVKNGYARNYLIPKEKVILATNKNIKKFENSILNLEKQQNEKILEANVRIKKIQSIKSIIIYKKSSEKKKIFGSVGVSDIIKSLALQGIFVKKQEIKLPNGLLRYLGEHTVIFSPYKGICTNISISIINSNS, encoded by the coding sequence ATGAAAGTAATTTTACTAGTTACAATAAAAAAATTAGGAAAATCGGGTCAATTAATTCATGTAAAAAATGGATATGCTCGTAATTATTTAATTCCAAAAGAAAAAGTAATTTTAGCAACCAATAAAAATATTAAAAAGTTTGAAAATTCTATATTAAATTTAGAAAAACAACAAAATGAAAAAATACTCGAAGCTAATGTGCGAATTAAAAAAATTCAATCGATAAAGTCAATTATTATTTATAAAAAATCTAGTGAAAAGAAAAAAATTTTTGGTTCTGTTGGAGTTTCAGATATTATTAAATCTCTTGCTTTACAAGGTATTTTTGTAAAAAAACAAGAAATTAAACTACCAAATGGTTTGTTGCGCTATTTAGGGGAACATACTGTAATTTTTTCTCCATATAAAGGAATATGTACTAATATAAGTATCTCGATTATTAATTCTAATTCATAA
- the rpsR gene encoding 30S ribosomal protein S18 produces MARYFRRRKFCRFTAEGIKYVDYKDIVMLKNYITESGKIVPSRITGTKAKYQRQLSKAIKIARYLALIPYTDQHQ; encoded by the coding sequence ATGGCACGTTATTTTCGTCGTAGAAAATTTTGTAGATTTACAGCTGAAGGAATTAAATATGTTGATTACAAAGATATTGTGATGTTAAAAAATTATATTACTGAAAGTGGAAAAATTGTTCCAAGTCGCATTACTGGAACTAAAGCAAAATATCAACGACAATTATCAAAAGCAATTAAAATAGCGCGTTATTTAGCTCTGATCCCATATACCGATCAACATCAGTAA
- the rpsF gene encoding 30S ribosomal protein S6, translating into MRYYEIILIIRPDQSENITHIIDIYKKIIILNKGKIYRLEDWGRKSLSYAIQKLRKAHFLLMNIKATVPLIKELERHFKFNNNIIRSLILINKKSIKKISPMLKIKNDNKKIFFVI; encoded by the coding sequence ATGCGGTATTATGAAATTATATTAATAATTCGTCCCGATCAAAGTGAAAACATTACTCATATTATTGATATATATAAAAAAATTATTATCCTTAATAAAGGAAAGATTTATCGTTTAGAAGATTGGGGTCGAAAATCTTTATCGTATGCAATTCAAAAGTTAAGAAAAGCTCATTTTTTATTAATGAATATTAAAGCAACGGTTCCGTTAATAAAGGAATTAGAAAGACATTTTAAATTTAATAATAACATTATTCGAAGTTTAATTTTGATAAATAAAAAATCAATAAAAAAGATTTCTCCAATGTTAAAAATAAAAAATGATAATAAAAAAATATTTTTTGTTATCTAA